The Leptodactylus fuscus isolate aLepFus1 chromosome 3, aLepFus1.hap2, whole genome shotgun sequence genome has a segment encoding these proteins:
- the LOC142196702 gene encoding 5-hydroxytryptamine receptor 3A-like: MQNTRITVLGTTTAIFMALVMILLSQGTHVMGFFHCTNLTGEAFLDSFQQVFLKKAFRPSGDLNYPTSVNISVTLYAILGVNEKEQLLTTFVWIHMLWLNDFAKWDPDKCGGIEDISVPIENMWIPDIFIQQFVGEDTYQHLSYLSVDHTGRVSFLKPMRVTSSCNLSIFRFPFDIQNCSLTFGSSLNTAQHIKLALLVANGSTEKIPSDGNSPQGEWELVNIEISDAGNMQNMVTFNIIVKRRPALYVVNLLLPSAFLMVIDIFSFNLSPHSMDRATFKMTLLLGYMVFLLIINNLLPATSIGTPLIGIYVSVCLALLVLGLLETVFIMNILHKDSFRCPHVPRWLHTLVLHFVAVVVRHKTQDHSDKEQQLNTIRETRGDMYDMEATQMTSTQGMSHLFLSSISDDLHSMRQMMERYNENKKLQEQWLHVGLILDALVYRFYLLFMIIYAVVLGAVWGTWYHA, from the exons ATGCAGAATACAAGGATAACGGTATTAGGAACCACTACTGCAATCTTCATGGCCTTAGTTATGATCCTATTATCACAAG GCACACACGTTATGGGATTTTTTCACTGTACTAATCTCACAGGCGAAGCTTTTCTTGACTCATTCCAGCAAGTGTTTTTAAAGAAGGCTTTCCGCCCGTCAGGAGATCTCAATTACCCAACGTCAGTAAACATCTCTGTCACACTGTATGCAATCTTAGGAGtg aatgAGAAAGAACAACTACTAACAACATTTGTATGGAtacatatg CTTTGGCTTAATGATTTTGCAAAATGGGATCCAGACAAATGCGGTGGTATCGAGGACATTTCTGTTCCAATTGAAAATATGTGGATTCCAGATATATTTATCCAGCAGTT TGTTGGTGAGGACACATATCAACATCTTTCTTATCTAAGTGTGGATCATACAGGACGGGTTAGTTTCTTAAAGCCAATGCGAGTTACTAGTTCTTGCAATCTCAGCATTTTTCGTTTTCCCTTTGATATCCAGAATTGTTCCTTGACATTTGGCTCTTCCTTGAACACAG CCCAACACATCAAGCTTGCTCTTCTTGTGGCAAATGGCAGCACTGAGAAAATTCCTTCAGATGGTAACAGTCCACAGGGTGAGTGGGAATTGGTCAACATAGAAATATCTGATGCTGGAAATATGCAGAACATGGTGACTTTTAAT ATTATTGTTAAACGAAGGCCAGCCTTGTATGTGGTGAACCTGCTACTCCCAAGTGCCTTCTTGATGGTCATTGATATCTTCAGTTTTAACCTTTCACCACATAGCATGGACCGTGCAACCTTCAAAATGACCTTACTGTTGGGATATATGGTATTTCTTCTCATCATAAATAATTTGTTACCTGCTACATCTATTGGAACACCACTTATAG gtaTTTATGTGTCAGTGTGCTTGGCACTATTGGTTTTAGGACTTTTAGAAACAGTCTTTATTATGAATATTTTACATAAGGATTCCTTCAGATGTCCACATGTGCCAAGATGGTTACATACATTAGTCCTCCATTTTGTTGCAGTTGTGGTACGCCATAAAACACAAGATCATTCCGACAAAGAGCAACAGCTAAATACCATCCGTGAAACTAGAG GGGATATGTATGACATGGAAGCCACACAGATGACATCTACCCAGGGAATGTCCCATTTATTTCTAAGCTCCATCTCAGATGACTTGCACAGCATGAGGCAGATGATGGAACGttacaatgaaaataaaaaattgcaagaGCAGTGGCTGCACGTTGGTCTTATTCTGGATGCTCTGGTTTACAGGTTCTACCTGCTCTTCATGATTATTTATGCTGTAGTACTAGGGGCTGTGTGGGGGACATGGTATCATGCATAA